A window of Diabrotica virgifera virgifera chromosome 9, PGI_DIABVI_V3a contains these coding sequences:
- the LOC126891074 gene encoding matrix metalloproteinase-18-like: MMEVFFMCMLLLRFIAATDAFSEDDAMRFFHQYGYIENGSLADFNTTLLHFQERYNLYVDGTLNDDTIALMQKPRCQTGENDYSLTGKWYKHNLRWYFPQADRAHHIIQIVERAFKMWEDVSNLHFSRVTLPVPTPDITITAVKGKHYFRSNCMGNRECGQQFDGRGGKLAHAYFPLINDTCVEIHVDLDEKWSYNVNDTDYDSANLFMVILHEIGHSLGLSHSNDKNAVMYPWYSHKLLTITQDDINGMEALYGRKSTYITTQQTSASTQATPRKSTSYIPTQASTSTRSHKSRVHTTRPRPIPTEIIPHQTTKTALRVSIFIE, translated from the exons ATGATGGAGGTGTTTTTCATGTGTATGCTACTCCTGCGTTTTATAGCAGCAACCGACGCCTTTTCCGAAGACGATGCTATGAGGTTTTTTCATCAGTATGGGTATATAGAAAATGGTTCTCTAGCAGATTTCAATACAACGCTCCTACATTTCCAAGAACGATATAATTTATATGTTGATGGTACATTAAACGATGATACCATAGCATTAATGCAAAAACCTCGATGCCAAACTGGTGAAAACGATTACTCTCTTACTGGAAAATGGTATAAACATAATCTACGATGGTATTTTCCTCAGGCTGATCGAGCGCACCATATAATTCAAATAGTTGAACGAGCCTTTAAAATGTGGGAAGATGTTTCAAATTTGCATTTTAGCAGAGTAACTCTTCCTGTTCCGACACCAGATATCACTATAACAGCCGTTAAAGGAAAGCATTATTTTCGCTCCAACTGTATGGGTAACCGAGAGTGTGGACAGCAGTTTGATGGTCGTGGTGGAAAATTAGCACATGCATATTTTCCCCTCATTAATGATACTTGCGTAGAAATACATGTAGACTTGGATGAAAAATGGAGTTATAATGTGAACGATACAGATTATGATTCTGCCAATCTCTTTATGGTTATTCTTCACGAAATTGGTCACAGTTTAGGTTTATCGCATAGTAACGATAAGAATGCTGTAATGTATCCCTGGTATTCACATAAATTACTCACTATTACTCAGGATGATATTAACGGTATGGAGGCTTTATACGGACGCAAAAGTACATATATTACTACGCAGCAAACTAGTGCATCAACCCAGGCAACACCGCGAAAAAGTACATCTTATATTCCTACACAGGCTAGTACATCAACTCGATCGCATAAATCGAGGGTGCATACTACAAGACCCCGTCCTATACCAACCGAGATTATACCTCACCAAACAACGAAAACTGCACT GCGAGTATCTATATTCATCGAATGA